The genomic segment CGCCGACAGTTCGATCGAGGATCTCTGGCGCGCCGTTCGCGCCCGGCTCGGCGACACCCTCCCCGAGCCGACGATCAGACTCTGGATCGATCCGCTGAGCGCGGTGAGCCGCGTCGATCGCACCCTCTACCTGTCCGGGCCCGCGAGCGTCCAGGCGTGGGTCGAACGGCGCTACGGAGAGCGCCTTCGCAACGCGATCGTCGCCGCCGACCCGGAGCTCGAGGACTTCGCGTTCGGGCGCGAGCCCGACGCGAGACGCGAGACGCAGGACCCCGGTGAGGCCGGTCAAGAACCGCAGTCGCTCGAGGACGATCCGACACGCTCGTTCGAGCGCTTCGTCATCGGCCGCGGCAACCGGCTCGCCCACGCGGCGGCGCTCGCCGTCGCCGAGAGCCCGGGCGATGCCTACAACCCGCTCTTCATCCACGGCCCGCCCGGGCTCGGCAAGAGCCACCTGCTGAACGCCATCGCCTCGTACATGCGGCGCCGCCACCCGAGTCTCGCCATCCACCACACGACGGCCGAGCGGTTCACCAGCGAGTTCGTCGCGGCGCTTCGCAAGCACGGTCCGACCCGATTCAAGGCGCGCTATCGCGAACTCGACGCGCTGCTGATCGACGATGTCCAGGTTCTCGAGGGCAAGCCTCGGACCGAAGAGGAGTTCGCCCACACGTTCAACGCCCTCCACAGCGCGGGCAAGCAGATCGTCATGTCGAGCGACCGCCCGCCGAGCGCCCTCGCCGAGGTCGCCGATCGGCTGCGCGACCGCTTCGCATGGGGGCTCTGCGTCGAGATCGGCGAACCCGACGAGCGCACCCGCCTGGCGCTCCTGTGGCGGATCGCCGCCGGCTCCGACGCCGAGATACCGGATCCCGATCTGCTCGGAAGGATCGCCGAGCGGTCGCCGAGCAACGTCCGCGGTCTCGAGGGCGCCATGACCCGGGTCCTCGCGCAGTCCTCGCTGCTCGGCGAGCCGATCGACGAGTCACTGATCGACCGGGCGCTGAGCGCGGGCCGTCCGGCCGTGCCGCGGGCGAGCGCGCCACGCGAAGCCGTGAGCGTCGAGCGAATCCAGGACGTCGTCGCCGCGTCGGCCGGCCTGCGGCGCGAGGACCTGCTCTCGACTGCGCGGACGCGCCGCATCTCCCATGCTCGCCAGCTCGCGATGTACCTCGCTCGTGAGCTGACGGGACAGTCGCTGGCCCGCATCGCCGCCTGTTTCGGCCGCGACCACTCGACCGTGCTCCACGCCCTGCGGGCCGTCGAGGCGCGGATCGAACCGGGCTCCGAGGTCGAGCGCTCGATCCACGGGTTACGTGGACAACTCGGTGTGGAAACCGGGGCGGGTGGGCATCCCACGGGCGACCGTCCAGGGGGAGAGCCTCAGTCCACAGAGTCCTCAACAGGCTCATCACCGCATGGCTCCAAGGGTCGCGCGCCGCGCTCCACAGGAGTCAACACCCCTGATACATCTGATCCTGATAGGAAGATGCAAGGCTCGTGATCAACCTCTCCACCTCGCGTGAGTCCCTCGCCTCGGCACTTGCCATGGTCGGTCGTGCCGTTTCGGCTCGAGCCACCCTGCCGTCGCTGAGCGGAATCCTCCTGACCAGCGAGGAGGGCCGGCTCACCCTTCGCGCCACCGATATGGAGATGTCGCTGACGGTGAGCCTCGCGGGCCTCGAGGTGAGCGGAACCGGTTCGGTCCTGATCCCCGGCCGGCTGCTCTCCGACGTCGTCCGCAGCCTGCCGCCGGGTGAGGTCACGATCGCCCAGCGACCGGAGCAGGGCGACGTCGAGATCGCATGCGGCCACGCGCGCTTCCACCTGCGGACCCTCGCGGCCGACGACTTTCCCCGGGTTCCCGAGGCCGATGGCGAGTCGGCGACGCTCCCGGCCGGGCCGCTGGCCGACACCATCGAGCGTGTGGCGCGGGCGGCGTCGCGCGACGAGGTTCGACCGATACTCACCGGCGTCCTCGTCCAGGCCGACGGATCCGACCTGACGATGGTCGCCACCGACTCCTATCGCCTGTCGGTCAAGCAGACGCAGCTCGCCGAGCCGATCGCGGAGGCCTTCGAGGCCAACGTCCCGGCCCGTGCGCTGCGCGAGCTCGCGCGGGTCATCGCCTCCGAGGGTGCCGACAGCGTCGAGCTCGCGATCTCGCGCAACCAGGTCGTCTTCCGCGTCGCCGACGTGACTCTGTCATCCCGCCTCATCGAGGGGCAGTTCCCGCCCTGGAAGCAGCTCCTACCAGAGAGTTTCGATCACCAGGTCCGGCTGCCGCGCGCCGAGTTCCTGGAGGTGGCGCGACGGATCGGTCAGCTCGCGCAGCGAAACGCACCGCTGCGGCTCGCCTTCGAGACGGGCGAGCTGACGATCCGCGCCGAGACGCCCGACGTCGGCGACGCGAGCGAGGCGATGCCGGCGCCGTATGAGGGCGAGCCACTCGAGATCGCGTTCAACCCGCAGTACCTGATCGAGGGCATCGAGGTCGTCGACGGCGACGAGCTGACCGTCAACCTCAGCTCCCCGCTGCGGCCGGGGCTCCTCAGGCCTGTCGAGGCGGAGGACTTCTCCTACCTCGTCATGCCGATCCGGCTCAACGCCTAGTCGTGAGCGCCGCGGCCGCGGCGACGCGGCGGGAAGCGCGGGTCGCCGGGCTCGAGCTGCGCCGGTTTCGCAACGTCGCGCGCGGCGAGTTCACCCCGGCCGACGGGATAACCCTGCTCGCCGGACCCAACGGAGCCGGCAAGACGAACTTCCTCGAGGCGCTCTACATGGCGCTGACCGGCCGCTCGCCCCGGACCCGGGCCGATCGCGAGACGATCGAGTTCGGCGCCTCGGATTGCCGCACGGACGCGATCGTCGACGTCGCCGGCGAGCAGCACGAGTTTCGGTGTGTCGTGACGCGCGCCGATGGTCGGGCACACCGCGTCGACGGTCGTCCGGCGGAGCCCGCGGACTCCGAGCAGCGGCCGGCGATCTGCGTCTTCATGCCCGATCGCCTGACGCTGATCAAGGGACCGCCCGCCGCCCGCCGCTCGCACGTCGACCTGTTCTCGGCCGCGCTATGGCCCGCGCGCGCCGACGTCCGCCGCCGCTACTCGCGCGTCCTGGCGCAGCGGAACGCACTCCTCGCCCGCGCGGCCGGTCACGGCGCGTCGTCGCTCGATGCCTGGGACCGCGAGCTCGCCGAGGCCGGGATCGCGCTGCGCGACCTCCGCGCCGAGGTCGTAGCCGAGCTCGCGCCCGGATTCTCGGTGGTCGCCGGAGAGCTCGGACTCGAGCAGACCGCCCAGATCGCCTACCGGCCGCGCAGCGAGGC from the Thermoleophilia bacterium SCSIO 60948 genome contains:
- the recF gene encoding DNA replication and repair protein RecF (All proteins in this family for which functions are known are DNA-binding proteins that assist the filamentation of RecA onto DNA for the initiation of recombination or recombinational repair.) yields the protein MSAAAAATRREARVAGLELRRFRNVARGEFTPADGITLLAGPNGAGKTNFLEALYMALTGRSPRTRADRETIEFGASDCRTDAIVDVAGEQHEFRCVVTRADGRAHRVDGRPAEPADSEQRPAICVFMPDRLTLIKGPPAARRSHVDLFSAALWPARADVRRRYSRVLAQRNALLARAAGHGASSLDAWDRELAEAGIALRDLRAEVVAELAPGFSVVAGELGLEQTAQIAYRPRSEATDAEGLAAELRERRDSDVARGYSGHGPHLDELSITLGDRAVRRYGSQGQQRLSLLALLFAEREVLAARRGRPPLMLLDDVTSELDPDRRGLLGERLSRSGQTLITSTSAGDLPPGVERTEFRVESGRITAGDAAGRPS
- the dnaA gene encoding chromosomal replication initiator protein DnaA, whose protein sequence is MGGAADSSIEDLWRAVRARLGDTLPEPTIRLWIDPLSAVSRVDRTLYLSGPASVQAWVERRYGERLRNAIVAADPELEDFAFGREPDARRETQDPGEAGQEPQSLEDDPTRSFERFVIGRGNRLAHAAALAVAESPGDAYNPLFIHGPPGLGKSHLLNAIASYMRRRHPSLAIHHTTAERFTSEFVAALRKHGPTRFKARYRELDALLIDDVQVLEGKPRTEEEFAHTFNALHSAGKQIVMSSDRPPSALAEVADRLRDRFAWGLCVEIGEPDERTRLALLWRIAAGSDAEIPDPDLLGRIAERSPSNVRGLEGAMTRVLAQSSLLGEPIDESLIDRALSAGRPAVPRASAPREAVSVERIQDVVAASAGLRREDLLSTARTRRISHARQLAMYLARELTGQSLARIAACFGRDHSTVLHALRAVEARIEPGSEVERSIHGLRGQLGVETGAGGHPTGDRPGGEPQSTESSTGSSPHGSKGRAPRSTGVNTPDTSDPDRKMQGS
- the dnaN gene encoding DNA polymerase III subunit beta gives rise to the protein MNLSTSRESLASALAMVGRAVSARATLPSLSGILLTSEEGRLTLRATDMEMSLTVSLAGLEVSGTGSVLIPGRLLSDVVRSLPPGEVTIAQRPEQGDVEIACGHARFHLRTLAADDFPRVPEADGESATLPAGPLADTIERVARAASRDEVRPILTGVLVQADGSDLTMVATDSYRLSVKQTQLAEPIAEAFEANVPARALRELARVIASEGADSVELAISRNQVVFRVADVTLSSRLIEGQFPPWKQLLPESFDHQVRLPRAEFLEVARRIGQLAQRNAPLRLAFETGELTIRAETPDVGDASEAMPAPYEGEPLEIAFNPQYLIEGIEVVDGDELTVNLSSPLRPGLLRPVEAEDFSYLVMPIRLNA